The proteins below are encoded in one region of Kineosporia corallincola:
- a CDS encoding TIR domain-containing protein, producing the protein MQWGANSSGGPAIDIFVSYSRADERWAIWIADTLESAGYRTMLQVWDFVPGTNFIEFIDRGISESRLVLAVLSPSYLQSRYGRVEWQAAWQAASEPGAKLVTVRVEECELHGLLSTITFVDLVAIEDPAHAAELLLQRMQEALDGRAKPVAEPGGSAFPAAPGLPSGAGTSALPPSQRIRPARGGAAPGARGEPAPDAGGAARRRAPGPAPYPVAARTTQPRGSVTVLHVAGTEFGAGLREDTGSRQGSDRHAQVLADVTQLVHSGAPRPDLVVVTGDLTGSGGRKEFEAALAFLTQLRLSLGLDRDRLVVVPGRKDVSRAACRAYFNECEADDLTPVPPYWPKWRHFSRVFHELYAGIDDVVFDSGQPWTLFPVPDLQVVVAGINTTMAVTHRPGDDHGSIGAPQASWFAEHLHQHEQQGWLRIGVMSDVPGPWPGALRDGASFTRLIAPRLNLLVHGPAPGPDGPHQLGAELTGVSVPEPGRIELISVTAEGLTRWSAPEGDEVPEPVRLLRGWHAAGATFDPGPELLPVPDDDGTDDEVRTAIDPLAQFLGQIEEVCRARYEGVRIRRVATDPPYLIVTRPQDGFARQSGVGALLGEPTDADVEAFLGVARGADPDLGLELVFSGPPPLPEIRERALRARVRLRSFTEFQGLLDLRAYVEGQTARLAGDRQYPPELYVPQRFRELDRPNQPVHDNLVGTLLRELGDDDGRFVLLLGDFGRGKTFAVREVAQRIPMELPHLIPILIELRALDKAHSIEGLVASHLADHGEQNIDLRAFDYMLRRGRIVLLFDGFDELVTRTTYERAADHLDTLLRAATGDAKIVLSSRTQHFQSRSQVLTALGDRVGLLSQRRLLSIEEFTPAQIRDYLVNHYHGDQEAADARLRLISGVQNLIDLAHNPRMLSFIADLAEERLLAVARVGRALSAAGLYREILSSWLAGEERRTRNVPGAPAGLGLDDLWRAVTRLALRLWEANESVLRITDITEVADLVAGMAEGAMSTAEATHALGTGTLLVRTDDGLFGFIHGSVVEWLVANEIATRLGRHESSLLSQRPLSQLTIDFVCDLADVRACEEWVERTLPDPDADDVARANAARLSTRLRIPAHTDLRGASLPGEDLSYRDLAGVDLTGADLTDARLVGANLSGARLRNARLVGARLDEAVLTGADLTATDLRRARMIRTDLREVTVTGSRWSRVSLIAATLDPGLTGAPELRGAALAPGATVQAELAPAGIGVPYGFHIRFGRLPQPLAYTGDDSTLAVGCDNGSVLICDTVSGLPIRTLHGHRARVYLVLAIGRNGLVTAGGDGELRMWDSATGAQRWSRGDHADWVWPVVAGHEGHLLATSDSSGAVQVLNAADGTVRHVLGGMTPPVWTAAFTPDDRLLACGASDGTVRLWQTGDGRLAQVLIGHGGSVFRVQFDATGEFLATADELGVIRIWETATGTLLRQLTGHTRSVYTMDFHPGGELLATADTGGTVRLWRLSTGQTAGVVQAHTSSVYQVQFSPDGLNLASLDSSGSVRMWAVQPAADPPVTPQHELRGHRAAVWPGAFRGDGTQFATAGNDGTLRLWDVADGQCRHVLHGHGRRITSISFSADGSRLAACGNDGVVRLWNPSTGQLTGSRSGSGDTLVSCVFSPAGDLLAAASNDGGVHLIGTGDGDEVQARELDAETDNIWAEAFSPDGRILATANDDDTVGLWFHRTGAQGHTLTGHRGRVRSIGFAPDGQTLVTGCDDQRLRRWGVESGRLLDTLEGHEDRVYAVAHNADGSLLASASWDSTVRIWDTRSDVCLHRLSGHVGRLWSAAFHPGADLVAAAGDDATISLWDARSGTHRGWLRGHVGRVYTVGFNHDGSLLASGGDDGTVRLWDPSAPPESALRMTLLGTPDGWATLAPDGRYKMEGGMVQDFWYSVGMCRFEPGELDDYLTQLVRRLPVEAPF; encoded by the coding sequence GTGCAATGGGGGGCAAATTCTTCGGGCGGCCCGGCGATCGACATCTTCGTCAGCTATTCGCGGGCCGATGAACGCTGGGCCATCTGGATCGCCGACACCCTCGAGTCGGCCGGTTACCGCACCATGCTCCAGGTCTGGGACTTCGTGCCGGGCACCAACTTCATCGAGTTCATCGACCGGGGCATCAGTGAGTCCCGCCTGGTGCTGGCGGTGCTGTCGCCCAGCTACCTCCAGTCCCGCTACGGCCGGGTGGAATGGCAGGCCGCCTGGCAGGCCGCGTCCGAGCCGGGGGCCAAGCTGGTCACGGTGCGGGTCGAGGAGTGTGAGCTGCACGGCCTGCTGTCCACCATCACGTTCGTCGACCTGGTCGCCATCGAAGACCCGGCGCACGCCGCCGAGCTGCTGCTCCAGCGCATGCAGGAGGCGCTGGACGGGCGGGCCAAACCGGTGGCCGAGCCGGGTGGGTCGGCGTTCCCCGCTGCACCCGGACTGCCCTCCGGCGCGGGCACTTCCGCGCTGCCGCCGTCCCAGCGCATCCGGCCGGCCCGGGGCGGTGCGGCGCCGGGTGCCAGGGGTGAGCCGGCGCCGGATGCCGGGGGTGCGGCCCGGCGTCGCGCTCCCGGGCCGGCGCCCTACCCGGTGGCCGCCCGCACAACGCAACCCCGCGGCAGCGTCACCGTGCTGCACGTGGCCGGCACCGAGTTCGGCGCCGGCCTGCGCGAAGACACCGGTTCGCGGCAGGGCTCGGACCGGCACGCCCAGGTGCTCGCCGACGTCACCCAGCTCGTGCACTCCGGGGCGCCGCGGCCCGACCTGGTGGTGGTCACCGGCGACCTGACCGGGTCCGGCGGGCGCAAGGAGTTCGAGGCCGCGCTGGCGTTCCTCACCCAGCTGCGCCTGAGTCTGGGGCTGGACCGCGACCGCCTCGTCGTCGTCCCCGGGCGAAAAGACGTCAGCCGGGCCGCCTGCCGCGCCTATTTCAACGAGTGCGAGGCCGACGACCTCACCCCGGTGCCGCCGTACTGGCCGAAGTGGCGGCACTTCAGCCGGGTGTTCCACGAGCTCTATGCCGGTATCGACGACGTGGTGTTCGACTCCGGCCAGCCCTGGACGCTGTTCCCGGTACCGGATCTCCAGGTGGTCGTGGCCGGCATCAACACCACCATGGCCGTCACCCACCGCCCCGGCGACGACCACGGCTCGATCGGGGCGCCGCAGGCCAGCTGGTTCGCCGAGCACCTGCACCAGCACGAGCAGCAGGGCTGGCTGCGGATCGGGGTGATGAGCGACGTGCCCGGCCCGTGGCCGGGAGCGCTGCGCGACGGCGCCTCGTTCACCCGGCTGATCGCGCCCCGGCTGAACCTGCTGGTGCACGGCCCGGCCCCGGGACCCGACGGCCCGCACCAGCTGGGTGCCGAGCTGACCGGGGTCTCGGTGCCGGAACCGGGCCGGATAGAACTGATCTCGGTCACCGCCGAGGGCCTCACCCGGTGGAGCGCCCCGGAGGGCGACGAGGTGCCCGAGCCGGTGCGGCTGCTGCGCGGCTGGCACGCCGCCGGCGCCACCTTCGACCCCGGCCCGGAGCTGCTGCCGGTGCCCGACGACGACGGCACCGACGACGAGGTGCGCACCGCGATCGATCCGCTGGCCCAGTTCCTCGGCCAGATCGAGGAGGTCTGCCGGGCCCGGTACGAGGGCGTGCGCATCCGCCGGGTCGCCACCGACCCGCCCTACCTGATCGTCACCCGCCCGCAGGACGGCTTCGCCCGGCAGTCCGGTGTGGGGGCGCTGCTGGGAGAGCCGACCGACGCCGACGTCGAGGCGTTCCTCGGTGTGGCCCGCGGCGCCGACCCGGATCTCGGCCTGGAGCTGGTGTTCTCCGGCCCGCCACCGCTGCCGGAGATCCGCGAGCGCGCGCTGCGGGCCCGGGTGCGGCTGCGCAGTTTCACCGAGTTCCAGGGCCTGCTCGACCTGCGGGCCTACGTGGAGGGGCAGACCGCCCGGCTGGCCGGCGACCGCCAGTACCCACCGGAACTGTACGTGCCGCAGCGCTTTCGCGAGCTGGACCGGCCCAACCAGCCGGTGCACGACAACCTGGTCGGCACGCTGCTGCGTGAGCTGGGAGACGACGACGGCCGGTTCGTGCTGCTGCTGGGCGACTTCGGCCGGGGCAAGACGTTCGCGGTGCGGGAGGTGGCGCAGCGCATCCCGATGGAGCTGCCGCACCTGATCCCGATCCTGATCGAGCTGCGGGCCCTCGACAAGGCGCACTCGATCGAGGGTCTGGTGGCCTCGCACCTGGCCGACCACGGCGAGCAGAACATCGACCTGCGGGCCTTCGACTACATGCTCCGGCGCGGCCGGATCGTGCTGCTGTTCGACGGTTTCGACGAGCTGGTCACCCGCACCACCTACGAGCGCGCGGCCGACCACCTGGACACCCTGCTGCGGGCCGCCACCGGCGACGCGAAGATCGTGCTCAGCAGCCGCACCCAGCACTTCCAGTCGCGCTCGCAGGTGCTGACCGCGCTGGGCGACCGGGTCGGGCTGCTGTCGCAGCGGCGTCTGCTGAGCATCGAGGAGTTCACCCCGGCGCAGATCCGGGACTACCTGGTCAACCACTACCACGGTGACCAGGAGGCGGCGGACGCCCGGCTGCGGCTGATCAGCGGGGTGCAGAACCTGATCGACCTGGCGCACAACCCGCGCATGCTGAGCTTCATCGCCGACCTGGCCGAGGAGCGGCTGCTCGCGGTGGCGCGGGTGGGCCGGGCGCTGTCGGCGGCGGGCCTGTACCGGGAGATCCTGTCGTCCTGGCTGGCCGGTGAGGAGCGGCGCACCCGCAACGTGCCCGGCGCCCCGGCCGGGCTGGGTCTGGACGACCTGTGGCGGGCGGTCACCCGGCTGGCACTGCGGCTGTGGGAGGCCAACGAGTCGGTGCTGCGGATCACCGACATCACCGAGGTGGCCGACCTGGTGGCGGGCATGGCCGAGGGGGCGATGTCGACGGCCGAGGCCACGCACGCACTGGGCACCGGCACGTTACTGGTGCGCACCGACGACGGGCTGTTCGGGTTCATCCACGGCTCGGTGGTGGAGTGGCTGGTGGCCAACGAGATCGCCACCCGGCTGGGCCGGCACGAGTCGAGTCTGCTGTCGCAGCGCCCGCTCTCGCAGCTGACCATCGACTTCGTCTGTGACCTGGCCGACGTGCGGGCCTGCGAGGAGTGGGTGGAGCGCACGCTGCCCGACCCGGACGCCGACGACGTGGCGCGCGCCAACGCGGCCCGGCTCAGCACCCGGCTGCGCATCCCGGCACACACCGACCTGCGGGGCGCGTCGCTGCCGGGCGAGGACCTGTCCTACCGCGACCTGGCCGGGGTGGACCTGACCGGCGCCGACCTGACCGACGCCCGGCTGGTCGGGGCGAACCTGTCCGGGGCACGGCTGAGGAACGCCCGGCTGGTCGGCGCGCGGCTCGACGAGGCGGTGCTGACCGGCGCCGACCTGACCGCCACCGACCTGCGCCGGGCCCGGATGATCCGCACCGACCTGCGCGAGGTCACCGTCACCGGCAGCCGCTGGTCACGGGTCAGCCTGATCGCGGCCACCCTCGACCCCGGGCTGACCGGGGCGCCGGAGCTGCGTGGGGCGGCGCTGGCGCCGGGTGCCACGGTGCAGGCCGAGCTGGCGCCGGCCGGGATCGGCGTGCCGTACGGCTTCCACATCCGGTTCGGCCGGCTGCCGCAGCCGCTCGCCTACACCGGTGACGACAGCACCCTGGCGGTGGGCTGCGACAACGGCAGCGTGCTGATCTGCGACACGGTGTCCGGGCTGCCGATCCGCACGCTGCACGGGCACCGGGCGCGGGTGTACCTGGTGCTGGCCATCGGCCGTAACGGGCTGGTGACGGCGGGCGGCGACGGCGAGCTGCGGATGTGGGACAGCGCCACCGGGGCACAGCGCTGGTCGCGCGGCGACCACGCGGACTGGGTGTGGCCGGTGGTCGCCGGGCACGAGGGGCACCTGCTGGCCACGTCCGACAGCAGCGGTGCGGTGCAGGTGCTCAACGCCGCCGACGGAACGGTCCGGCACGTGCTGGGCGGGATGACGCCGCCGGTGTGGACGGCCGCGTTCACCCCCGACGACCGGCTGCTGGCCTGCGGCGCCTCGGACGGCACGGTGCGGTTGTGGCAGACCGGTGACGGGCGGCTGGCGCAGGTCCTGATCGGGCACGGCGGTTCGGTGTTCCGGGTCCAGTTCGACGCCACCGGCGAGTTTCTGGCCACCGCCGACGAGCTGGGCGTCATCCGGATCTGGGAGACCGCCACGGGCACCCTGCTGCGGCAGCTGACCGGGCACACCCGGTCGGTGTACACGATGGACTTCCATCCCGGCGGCGAGCTGCTGGCCACGGCCGACACCGGAGGCACGGTGCGGCTGTGGCGGCTGTCCACCGGGCAGACCGCCGGGGTGGTGCAGGCGCACACGAGTTCGGTGTACCAGGTGCAGTTCTCACCGGACGGGCTGAACCTGGCCAGCCTCGACAGCAGCGGCTCGGTGCGGATGTGGGCGGTGCAGCCGGCTGCCGATCCGCCGGTCACGCCGCAGCACGAGCTGCGGGGGCACCGGGCCGCGGTCTGGCCGGGGGCCTTCCGCGGCGACGGCACGCAGTTCGCGACGGCCGGCAACGACGGCACGCTGCGCCTGTGGGACGTGGCCGACGGGCAGTGCCGGCACGTACTGCACGGGCACGGCCGGCGGATCACCTCGATCAGTTTCAGCGCCGACGGCTCCCGGCTGGCGGCCTGCGGCAACGACGGTGTGGTGCGGTTGTGGAACCCGTCCACCGGGCAGCTCACGGGCAGCCGGTCGGGCAGCGGCGACACCCTGGTGTCGTGCGTGTTCAGCCCGGCCGGCGACCTGCTCGCGGCGGCCAGCAACGACGGCGGCGTGCACCTGATCGGCACCGGTGACGGTGATGAAGTGCAGGCGCGCGAGCTCGACGCCGAGACCGACAACATCTGGGCCGAGGCGTTCAGCCCGGACGGCCGGATCCTGGCCACCGCCAACGACGACGACACGGTCGGCCTGTGGTTCCACCGCACCGGCGCGCAGGGCCACACCCTGACCGGGCACCGCGGCCGGGTGCGCTCCATCGGCTTCGCCCCCGACGGCCAGACGCTGGTCACCGGCTGCGACGACCAGCGGCTGCGACGCTGGGGCGTCGAGTCCGGCCGGCTGCTGGACACGCTGGAGGGCCACGAGGACCGGGTGTACGCGGTGGCCCACAACGCCGACGGCAGCCTGCTCGCCAGCGCCAGCTGGGACAGCACGGTGCGGATCTGGGACACCCGCAGCGACGTCTGCCTGCACCGCCTGAGCGGGCACGTGGGCCGGCTGTGGAGCGCGGCCTTCCATCCGGGGGCCGACCTGGTGGCGGCGGCCGGCGACGACGCCACGATCTCGCTGTGGGACGCCCGGAGCGGCACGCACCGGGGGTGGTTGCGGGGGCACGTCGGCCGGGTCTACACCGTCGGTTTCAACCACGACGGCTCGTTGCTGGCCAGCGGTGGTGACGACGGAACGGTGCGGCTGTGGGACCCGTCCGCCCCGCCGGAGTCGGCGCTGCGGATGACGCTGCTGGGCACCCCGGACGGCTGGGCCACGCTGGCCCCCGACGGCCGCTACAAGATGGAAGGCGGCATGGTGCAAGACTTCTGGTACTCGGTCGGGATGTGCCGCTTCGAGCCGGGCGAGCTCGACGACTACCTGACCCAGCTGGTGCGGCGGCTGCCGGTGGAGGCCCCGTTCTGA
- a CDS encoding sulfatase family protein produces the protein MSARTAPARTLLATALTMLLALTVAACSGSAQAGELSDTATTATATATGSATEATQDTSRPNIVFVLTDDLSMNLLPYLPTVQRMQDEGTAFAQNFTTDSLCCPSRASIFTGRYPHSTGIYRNSGPQGGFKTFMKKGLDSDTFGTDLQAAGYKTAMMGKLLNQYEPDGQTPAGWDEWALAGMAYKQYDYTLNQNGTTVKYGSDPEDYMTDVIGARGRDFVARKAAANEPFMLEVATFTPHKPYPVAPRHQGLFKNLKAPRTAAYDTMPSPAPAWMAKHQLTRAEIKRMDRDFRKRVQGVQAVDDLVRGLWEQIRASGIEDNTYLVFSSDNGYHMGEYALLSGKMTAYDTDVHVPLVVVGPDVAKHRTVNALTSNIDLRATFGEIAGQPTPEISDGQSLAALWSTTKKSSPVTDRDLVLIEHRGPDLIVGGDPDYEGFRSANPPGYDALRSRDFLYIEYLHGETEYYDLRTDPDELHNIAGTLSKKRLAGLSAKLHEVATCTGHVQCAKAQQL, from the coding sequence GTGTCCGCCCGCACGGCACCGGCCAGAACGCTGCTGGCCACGGCCCTGACCATGCTCCTGGCTCTCACCGTGGCCGCGTGCAGCGGCTCCGCGCAGGCCGGTGAGCTCAGCGACACGGCCACCACCGCCACCGCCACGGCCACCGGCTCGGCCACCGAGGCCACGCAGGACACCTCCCGCCCGAACATCGTGTTCGTGCTCACCGACGACCTGTCGATGAACCTGCTGCCCTACCTGCCCACCGTGCAGCGCATGCAGGACGAGGGCACGGCGTTCGCGCAGAACTTCACCACCGACTCGCTGTGCTGCCCCTCGCGCGCGTCCATCTTCACCGGCCGCTACCCGCACAGCACCGGGATCTACCGCAACTCCGGCCCGCAGGGCGGCTTCAAGACGTTCATGAAGAAGGGCCTGGACAGCGACACCTTCGGCACCGATCTCCAGGCCGCCGGCTACAAGACGGCGATGATGGGCAAGCTGCTCAACCAGTACGAGCCCGACGGGCAGACCCCGGCGGGCTGGGACGAGTGGGCGCTGGCCGGGATGGCGTACAAGCAGTACGACTACACGCTGAACCAGAACGGCACCACGGTGAAGTACGGCAGCGACCCGGAAGATTACATGACCGACGTGATCGGCGCCCGGGGGCGGGATTTCGTGGCCCGCAAGGCCGCCGCGAACGAGCCGTTCATGCTGGAGGTGGCCACCTTCACCCCGCACAAGCCGTACCCGGTGGCGCCGCGGCACCAGGGCCTGTTCAAGAACCTCAAGGCCCCGCGCACCGCCGCCTACGACACGATGCCGAGCCCCGCCCCGGCCTGGATGGCGAAGCATCAGCTCACCCGGGCCGAGATCAAGCGCATGGACCGGGACTTCCGCAAGCGGGTGCAGGGCGTGCAGGCCGTGGACGACCTGGTGCGCGGGCTGTGGGAGCAGATCCGGGCCAGCGGCATCGAAGACAACACCTACCTGGTGTTCAGCTCCGACAACGGTTACCACATGGGCGAGTACGCGCTGCTGTCGGGCAAGATGACGGCCTACGACACCGACGTGCACGTGCCGCTGGTGGTGGTCGGCCCGGACGTCGCGAAGCACCGCACGGTCAACGCGCTGACCTCGAACATCGACCTGCGCGCCACGTTCGGCGAGATCGCCGGGCAGCCGACCCCGGAGATCTCGGACGGGCAGAGCCTGGCCGCGCTGTGGAGCACGACGAAGAAGTCCTCCCCGGTGACGGACCGCGACCTGGTGCTGATCGAGCACCGCGGGCCCGACCTGATCGTCGGCGGCGACCCGGACTACGAGGGCTTCCGCAGCGCCAATCCACCGGGCTACGACGCGTTGCGCTCCAGAGACTTTCTGTACATCGAGTACCTGCACGGCGAGACCGAGTACTACGACCTGCGCACCGACCCCGACGAGCTGCACAACATCGCCGGCACCCTGAGCAAGAAGCGGCTGGCCGGGCTCAGCGCCAAGCTGCACGAGGTGGCCACCTGCACCGGTCACGTGCAGTGCGCGAAAGCCCAGCAGCTGTAG
- a CDS encoding SgcJ/EcaC family oxidoreductase, producing MDQAPAVIADVVRRMYEAWSTGDAAVFAADFAPDVQLVEVDGSVVKGTDAFVPAQQALFDTVLKGSRMVRAEVVSADLVGPGVGVVHAQATPLMAGEEQSPAGRRVMHLLVLAERDGRWQIVSVMGARVLSYETIARLDALGTS from the coding sequence ATGGACCAGGCACCCGCGGTGATCGCAGACGTGGTGCGGCGCATGTACGAGGCGTGGAGCACCGGTGACGCCGCCGTGTTCGCCGCCGACTTCGCCCCCGACGTGCAGCTGGTGGAGGTGGACGGCTCGGTGGTGAAGGGCACCGACGCCTTCGTCCCGGCCCAGCAGGCGCTGTTCGACACGGTGCTGAAGGGCTCACGCATGGTGCGGGCCGAAGTGGTGTCCGCCGACCTGGTCGGCCCGGGCGTGGGAGTGGTGCATGCCCAGGCGACGCCGTTGATGGCGGGCGAGGAGCAGTCGCCGGCCGGCCGCCGGGTCATGCACCTGCTGGTGCTGGCCGAGAGGGACGGCCGGTGGCAGATCGTCTCCGTGATGGGGGCCCGGGTGCTGAGCTACGAGACCATCGCCCGGCTCGACGCCCTCGGGACCTCCTGA
- a CDS encoding cytochrome P450 has product MGRVRERVSTLYLTGAIRYAAARGDLLARLLVNRPGHDPYPLYEQVRERGVVNRSALAPVYVSASHAFVSQALRDPGLEVFDQAALPAGPVRPVEDSFLMRNRPDHARLRRLVTPWFTAKALQHRRDALEAIAHRRLDELGEGPFDVVQDYAVPVAVRVICELTGLPVGEWRRLAALGGILAVSTSNRLPTRRQHRELLLLWRDLNDYLDDTIAAGSAPEGSLVSALSDRYGGPGELTRHDLLATLGVLLIAGFETSVGLMGGMTSRFLGDPELRRGALADREVLVPAMEESLRLEPPVQFTARRVPRDTEVAGVALPAHSEVMLLLAGANRDPEVFEAPGEFRPERANSRSHLAFSGGEHYCVGAGLARLETEVALRALFERRPGLRRAGRPRWQRAQNIRALRTLPVRV; this is encoded by the coding sequence ATGGGCCGGGTCCGCGAGCGCGTCTCCACGCTGTACCTGACCGGGGCGATCCGCTACGCCGCCGCCCGCGGCGACCTGCTGGCCCGGCTGCTGGTCAACCGGCCCGGGCACGATCCCTACCCGCTCTACGAGCAGGTGCGCGAGCGCGGTGTGGTCAACCGCAGCGCGCTCGCCCCGGTCTACGTCAGCGCCTCCCACGCCTTCGTCAGCCAGGCCCTGCGCGATCCGGGCCTGGAGGTGTTCGACCAGGCCGCCCTGCCCGCCGGCCCGGTGCGGCCGGTCGAGGACTCGTTCCTCATGCGCAACCGCCCCGACCATGCCCGGCTGCGCCGCCTGGTCACCCCCTGGTTCACCGCGAAAGCCCTTCAGCACCGCCGCGACGCGCTGGAGGCCATCGCTCACCGGCGCCTCGACGAACTGGGCGAGGGGCCCTTCGACGTGGTGCAGGACTACGCGGTGCCGGTGGCGGTGCGGGTGATCTGCGAGCTCACCGGCCTGCCGGTGGGGGAGTGGCGGCGGCTGGCCGCGCTCGGCGGCATCCTGGCCGTGTCCACCAGCAACCGGCTGCCCACCCGCCGCCAGCACCGCGAACTGCTGCTGCTGTGGCGCGATCTCAACGACTACCTCGACGACACGATCGCGGCCGGGTCCGCGCCGGAGGGCTCGCTGGTGTCGGCGCTGTCCGACCGCTACGGCGGTCCCGGCGAGCTCACCCGGCACGACCTGCTGGCCACCCTGGGCGTGCTGCTGATCGCCGGTTTCGAGACGTCCGTGGGGCTGATGGGCGGCATGACCTCCCGGTTCCTCGGCGATCCGGAACTGCGCCGGGGCGCGCTCGCCGACCGTGAGGTGCTGGTGCCGGCGATGGAGGAGAGCCTGCGGCTGGAACCGCCGGTGCAGTTCACCGCGCGCCGGGTGCCGCGTGACACCGAGGTGGCCGGGGTGGCGCTGCCGGCCCACAGCGAGGTGATGCTGCTGCTGGCCGGGGCCAACCGTGATCCGGAGGTGTTCGAGGCGCCGGGCGAGTTCCGGCCCGAGCGCGCGAACAGCCGCTCGCACCTGGCCTTCTCGGGTGGTGAGCACTACTGCGTGGGAGCCGGGCTGGCCCGGCTGGAGACCGAGGTGGCGCTGCGGGCGCTGTTCGAGCGCCGGCCCGGTCTGCGCCGGGCCGGGCGGCCGCGGTGGCAGCGGGCGCAGAACATCCGGGCCCTGCGCACGCTGCCGGTGCGGGTCTGA
- a CDS encoding helix-turn-helix domain-containing protein: MRPTDDLDSWVATLASVDLPPMRSRAVAGDGFRAGVVTGQLGAVRLAEFVVPAGECFRDDSMLRESDGQFCQLYLHTHGSTRMRQRGRRVEAGAGDLVLVDPGQPLHVVTTAARYLTVMVPRSMLGLDARELAAMAGKRIPGGQGSGALLSALAVTAVRSSSGFGPEEAARSGMALAQLVTGLLSTQLPSPRRSPDEVMRERIRLFIDARLSDPALTPLLVAGVHHISLRRLHQLFSKEPFTVAALIRHRRLEGCRRDLEDDVHRHVSIAALARRWGFGDPAHFSRLFKSTYGLSPLDHRRSSGLPR; encoded by the coding sequence GTGCGACCGACCGACGACCTCGACAGCTGGGTGGCCACGCTGGCCTCGGTCGATCTGCCGCCGATGCGCAGCCGGGCGGTCGCCGGCGACGGGTTCCGGGCCGGGGTCGTCACCGGGCAGCTCGGTGCGGTGCGCCTGGCCGAGTTCGTGGTTCCCGCCGGTGAGTGCTTCCGCGACGACTCCATGCTGCGGGAGTCCGACGGCCAGTTCTGCCAGCTCTACCTGCACACCCACGGCAGCACCCGGATGCGGCAGCGGGGACGCCGGGTCGAGGCCGGCGCCGGCGACCTGGTGCTGGTCGACCCCGGGCAGCCGCTCCACGTGGTCACCACCGCCGCGCGGTACCTGACCGTTATGGTGCCGCGGAGCATGCTGGGCCTCGACGCGCGAGAACTGGCCGCGATGGCGGGGAAACGGATTCCGGGAGGCCAGGGGTCGGGGGCGCTGCTGTCCGCGCTCGCCGTCACCGCCGTGCGCTCGAGCAGCGGGTTCGGGCCGGAGGAGGCCGCCCGGTCCGGGATGGCGCTGGCCCAGCTGGTCACCGGTCTGCTGTCCACCCAGCTGCCGAGCCCCCGCCGGTCGCCGGACGAGGTAATGCGTGAGCGCATCCGCCTGTTCATCGACGCGCGGCTGTCCGACCCGGCGCTGACACCACTCCTGGTCGCCGGGGTCCACCACATCTCGCTGCGGCGCCTGCACCAGCTGTTCTCGAAGGAGCCGTTCACGGTCGCGGCCCTGATCCGGCACCGCCGTCTGGAAGGGTGCCGGAGAGATCTTGAGGACGACGTCCACCGGCACGTGAGCATCGCGGCGCTGGCCCGGCGCTGGGGGTTCGGCGACCCGGCGCACTTCAGTCGCCTGTTCAAGTCGACCTACGGCTTGTCACCGCTCGATCACCGCAGGAGCAGCGGCCTTCCACGCTGA
- a CDS encoding amidase domain-containing protein — protein MLEKPGTSGATPVSFRVAAEAPDLKVATALGNPIAEAIAADGDDVTGVTVDTDLVKTRTTESGSVVATVEMSTEVEVADDGSGSAGTQSWSDAHEITLTDSGNGLTVTKDVVQAVEEVDDGSDEAAGEVTQPASTKTARASSGSQTDASGQLSQAAVAAATKGYPTQTRISPAKFRSYALTWTGSPHDGDAKKYFNSKYPFYNNNCANFASQVLDNAGWYLTGGSSLQVKNSTKWTYNLAGVAHATRTWSRARDLYTFANNTGTYGYLSNIWNATTGDLLFADWDPGNKADGAIDHVMVVSGRTTTGVPRISQKSSNRNNVTLTTSIRLAQQQGKTKIVWYGLKHK, from the coding sequence GTGCTGGAGAAGCCGGGGACCTCCGGGGCGACGCCCGTTTCCTTCCGGGTGGCCGCCGAGGCACCGGACCTGAAAGTCGCTACCGCGCTGGGAAACCCGATCGCCGAAGCGATCGCGGCGGACGGTGACGATGTCACCGGAGTGACGGTCGACACCGACCTGGTGAAGACGCGGACCACCGAGTCCGGCAGTGTGGTCGCGACCGTGGAGATGTCGACCGAGGTCGAGGTGGCCGACGACGGCTCCGGGAGCGCTGGGACACAGTCGTGGTCGGACGCGCACGAGATCACGCTGACCGACTCCGGAAACGGCCTCACCGTGACCAAGGACGTCGTGCAGGCGGTCGAGGAGGTCGACGACGGTTCCGACGAAGCCGCCGGCGAGGTCACCCAGCCGGCGTCCACGAAGACCGCCCGGGCCAGCTCCGGCAGCCAGACCGACGCTTCCGGTCAGCTGAGCCAGGCGGCGGTCGCTGCGGCGACCAAGGGGTACCCGACGCAGACGCGCATCAGCCCGGCCAAGTTCCGGTCGTACGCGCTGACCTGGACCGGTTCCCCGCACGACGGCGACGCCAAGAAGTACTTCAACTCGAAATACCCCTTCTACAACAACAACTGCGCCAACTTCGCCTCACAGGTCCTGGACAACGCCGGCTGGTACCTGACCGGCGGCAGTTCCCTCCAGGTCAAGAACTCGACGAAGTGGACCTATAACCTGGCCGGGGTAGCTCACGCGACCCGCACCTGGTCACGGGCCCGGGACCTGTACACGTTCGCCAACAACACCGGAACCTACGGATACCTCAGCAACATCTGGAATGCCACGACCGGCGACCTGCTGTTCGCGGACTGGGACCCCGGCAACAAGGCCGACGGAGCCATCGACCACGTCATGGTGGTGAGCGGGCGGACCACGACCGGAGTGCCGCGGATCTCCCAGAAATCCAGCAACCGCAACAACGTCACCCTGACCACCTCGATCCGGCTGGCCCAGCAGCAGGGCAAGACCAAGATCGTGTGGTACGGGCTCAAGCACAAGTGA